The Humulus lupulus chromosome 4, drHumLupu1.1, whole genome shotgun sequence genome has a window encoding:
- the LOC133829763 gene encoding RNA polymerase sigma factor sigD, chloroplastic → MAINTSLCSSPNHSPNLPTLSLSTIPPSKFGLNLVSNEALVVAAAAEAVTLARAAAKAAREAVDEVGGGGGGDMVWSWRGDENESSNELVMWRKRNIRGKRLKFLDDVKEEKSVGNLKISTGFLSSREEADYCFILKEGAKLEVARQRLKNGKEHEPTSKELAKAMKMEMRSIDKVLCKERESQEKITRSYKRLVSSIASGYQDKGLTFQDLVQEGSIGLLRGAYKFDPHRGYKLSTYVYWWIRQAIIKAIEKKSRMVKLPGNKCAMIAKITEANNVLNRRLLRLPTYEEVAEELKENVSTVRLVSQRNRPPISLDCAVTDRGCMTLQEIIPGPDETMPEKMLKRELLKQEMEKLLRTVLSEREAHVVRLHFGLNGEYPKSFGEIGRVLKLSRERARQINGIAFTKLRKSSLVDNLRLYVNI, encoded by the exons ATGGCCATAAACACAAGTTTGTGCTCTTCACCAAACCACTCTCCAAACCTTCCAACACTCTCACTCTCCACTATTCCTCCTTCCAAATTTGGCCTCAATTTAGTCTCAAATGAGGCATTGGTAGTAGCAGCCGCCGCCGAGGCCGTGACGCTGGCTCGAGCGGCGGCTAAGGCGGCTAGAGAGGCTGTGGATGAggtgggtggtggtggtggcggcgaTATGGTTTGGAGTTGGAGAGGGGATGAGAATGAGAGTAGTAATGAGTTGGTTATGTGGAGAAAGAGGAATATTAGAGGTAAAAGGTTGAAATTTTTGGATGATGTGAAAGAGGAAAAGAGTGTTGGAAATTTGAAAATCTCAACTGGGTTTTTGAGTTCAAGAGAAGAGGCAGACTATTGTTTCATCCTCAAG GAGGGAGCAAAGCTAGAAGTAGCTAGACAAAGACTGAAAAATGGTAAAGAACATGAACCAACCTCAAAAGAGTTGGCCAAGGCTATGAAGATGGAGATGAGGAGCATAGATAAGGTATTATGCAAAGAAAGAGAGTCACAAGAGAAGATCACAAGGAGTTACAAGAGACTAGTTTCTTCAATTGCTTCTGGTTACCAAGACAAAGGATTAACCTTTCAAGACCTTGTTCAG GAGGGTAGCATTGGACTTCTTAGAGGAGCATATAAATTTGATCCACATAGAGGGTACAAGTTATCAACTTATGTCTACTGGTGGATTAGACAAGCTATCATTAAAGCCATAGAAAAAAAATCTAGAATGGTCAAATTACCG GGCAACAAGTGTGCTATGATAGCAAAAATCACAGAAGCCAACAATGTCTTAAACAGAAGACTATTGCGTTTACCAACTTATGAAGAAGTTGCTGAAGAACTCAAAGAAAATGTCTCAACAGTGAGGCTAGTTTCACAAAGAAACCGCCCTCCGATTTCATTGGATTGCGCGGTGACAGACCGAGGTTGTATGACATTGCAG GAGATCATACCAGGACCAGACGAAACAATGCCTGAAAAGATGCTGAAGAGGGAGCTTTTGAAGCAAGAAATGGAGAAGCTTTTGAGGACAGTGTTGAGTGAGAGAGAAGCTCATGTGGTGAGGCTGCATTTTGGGCTGAATGGTGAGTATCCCAAGTCATTTGGGGAGATTGGGAGAGTGTTGAAACTTTCGAGAGAAAGAGCTCGGCAGATCAATGGCATTGCCTTTACTAAATTACGAAAATCAAGCCTTGTTGACAACCTGAGATTGTATGTTAATATTTGA